The Vigna unguiculata cultivar IT97K-499-35 chromosome 11, ASM411807v1, whole genome shotgun sequence genomic sequence TATGAAACCATTGAAtgaatttaaaactattttttcctGTCAAAGTAGCTTGGACTTCTAGAAACCAAAATAGAAACATTACTTAAAAGGAATCCGAGGaagtgaaagagaaagaaaatgatgAGAAAGTTAACCTTCCATATTCCATCACTAGCCAGAATAAGAAACTCTGTATGATGAAGTACTTCCTCTACAAACACATCAGGTTCTGAACTAAGATGCATCTTCAAGCTTCTATCACCAAAAGCTCTTGCTACTGCCAACTGTCCATCTACTCGAGGGACATCTCCTGCagaaaacataaattcaaatgttCTAAATTACCAATTTTGTTCTTAGTTTCTAATGCAGTTCTTCTTCAAACCAAAATGCATGTATATAGATTATAGCATACTTGCAAAGCATGTCATGTCATGTCATGTCTGTCCTTCTAAGAAAGGTTGTAGGAATTCAGAATCAAATGACTTTTCAGACTAAAGAAGCATATGAAAGAACTTATTCAAACTTATAAAAAGCACTTCTGAATCATAGAACATGGTTATAAGTTTAAGttcattttaacttattttaataagttacATAGGCCATTTTAGCATATGCATAAGGAATTTGAATTCTCTGAGTTTTTCTGTACTGTTTATCTGTTGTGTTTATGCATATGATGCACTTTTCTGTGCCACACAACATCTCAACAAGTTGGTTTTTTACCTGGAATGTTTGATACGAACCCTCCACGTCTCTCAATAGATTTCTTTTCCTTGCTTGGTTCATGATCTACAGATAGTTGCCTAGCCTTTCCATGCTCACAAATAACAGCTCTTGAGTCACCAACGTTTCCTACTACAAGCTTCTGACCATCTATCAGTATTGCAGTTACTGCTGTTGACCCTCCTCTTCCCAACTCAAGTGCTTGTTCCAATATTTTCTCATCAGTTTCAATATAAGCCCTTTTCACTGCGTTTTCTGTCTCAGTCCAAAAGTCATGCTGCTTGCAGAAAACATCAATATGAGTAAAAAAGAAGAATCACTTGAAGCAGGTTTAGAAACTTGTCAAACGTTGAAGGGCTACCAAGTTCAAAACTTAGATATGTACCATGTTGTTTTGTGTTAGTGTTTTTATGTAATCATGTAATAAAGATGAAACTTCAATTCTGATTGAAGAGAATACCACCAGAAACTTAAGAACTGTGTACAAGATTTGTCATATGAGAATGTGATCAAAATGATGCAGCAGAAGGAAAATTGCCTTACCTGTTTCAAGATGTTGTGAAAAAGATGGTTCTGCAAATAGCTTGCAACATCATGGCCTAAGTGGCCATCAAATATTGCAAACAAACCTAATTCTCTGTCTTTTTCTTGCTTGAATTCTGAAACTAAATAATCTTCCATGGGATGTCCAGATTTTCCCTTCATCAAGTGGAAGCCATGTGTAATGTGTTTTGATATTTTCCCTTTTCCTTTCCCTGTCTCTGGTGTTGATGTTCCAAACCCTGCTTTCACCTAAACACATGATCAAAGTAATAGATCTTTCAGAAAGCTCAACCTTGAAACTGATACCATGTTTAAAGACGATAATTTCCTCAAAAATTGAATAACTTAAAAGGAAAAACAGTGACATTCATTGCATTCATTGGTTGAAAGAACATCCAAGTTGCATTCAATGCAAACAAATCAAGAAACCTCAAGATAACTCCAGAACATCACAAGAACTCGCATTTGCAAAACACATGAATAAACCAGAGTAGAATAACTAGTTCAAAACATGTGAATGAATCAACTTGACATGCTTAGTTTGCAGAAAAGAATCATGATGGTTTGGTTTCTCTTGTTCTTCTGACCTTCATCATATTGAGGATGTCTCTTCCTGTCATGATGGTACAATGCTAGAAATTGTTGTTGAATGTTGAGCGTTGTTTGTTGATGAATGTTTGAATTGAAgagaatagagagagagaaaatgaagatgTGAGTATAAATAAGGAAAGTTTGACTTTGTGCACGTGACTTGCCCGCAACTTTTATTTTGTAGCCCGCGTTCTTTGAACACAACGCGTAATTGCCGACGCAGCTTTCTTTTTTCAAGTTGCTTCTATCTCTTTCGAGTTTCTCTTTCACATCATTTACCTTAGTATCTTCTTAATATCAACTTTCCCACTTGCAATTTGTTCCCATTTGTATGAATGCAAAAACAAAGCCCCCACATGGATTAAGGAAAAAATATGCGTTACATTGTGTTTTACTGGGTCATGGAGTAACTTAAGCTTATCATCAACTTTCTTTCTTATTATGCATGTCAAAGTCTGAATTAATTAATGCAAACTTGTTTCCCCTCAATAATACAACTATAATAAATATCTACATAAAATGCTTTGTGTTCGCATATTCTTTTCTAAattagtacaaaaaaaaaaaagaatttatctATGGATAAAATTCGTCGACAATCACAATAGTTTTTCGGTAGAGCAAAATTACGAACTACAAAAAGTTTGTCggtaaaatgatataattatctTGTGTAAATATCCATAAGTAATTATTGATAgattttcttattaataaaatttatcggTAAATATCATGATTTGGTTTCTTcatctttcttttccttctcctCAATTGTCATCGTTGTTGTGTACGTTGCTGCCACCGGTGTAATCCTGATCATTGTCGTCATTGAGTTCTACATCTTTAGCTCTTACTCCTCCTTTTCTCTCctctttattcttttctttttcatcttattctcatgtctatttaatttataacaaatattttgtcaaatttaataaaaaaattaacatttatgtTATTAACAGATCTATCAATTgaattatcaacaaatttttaaaaatagaattgtCGACAACTTTCAAAATAATTCATTCCTAAAAAAATATAGCACAACATGGTCAacaataaagtgaaaattttaacGTGATTTTACCATTAGAATTTACcgaaataaatatttgttgataataaaatttttaaattattgatgaactttattgaataattttatcaatGGATAATTTCACcgataactaaattttaaatctgtAGATAAAATGTCTAAGGAAATTTAATTTTACCAAACAAATtttttagttgataaaattggtttgtatatattattttattgtaaactTTATTTACCAGTGAAATTGtatcaataatataatatattttttagtgttCAAAATAGGTCGAATAGTGGCATGTGTTAAATATTTGTGATGTTAAGGTTAAAGGGGTGTTGTTTTATAGGTTTGATTGGGAGttttgagaaaattaaatatgtagAGAGAAGATGGAGGTGGTGGTAGGTAAGAGagaattttatattgtttaggggaaattttgattgaattatTACAGAGAGGTGGTTGTAACTTGCATAATGGGATCATGCAATTGCAACTGAGTCAATCAAAAGCAGCCACATGGTGGTGGAATGGATCAAAAGGGTGActttaataaagaaaagaaactgcTTTGTTGATTCATTAATGCATGCTAATTCTATTATATGCTTCTTTCTTATGTGCCCACGTTTCACAATTGTATTATCTTGACACCTTCATTAAACTAAAGTGGGaaactaaactaataattttttatgtcgtttattaatatttctttaatcTTGTCgatcttttcttttcaataaagAGTTGGATAAATGTATTGAAATCACATCTTTTTGACGTTGTATAAGCTGATGTTGATATTCTCGTTAAACTAAACTAGGTCAAAATTTAAAGTGAAATTGTAAGATAGATTTGAGATATATAGTATAGTGTGATATCATTATGTGATTCTATGTAAAAGGAAGTATATTTAGCCCAAACATACGTAAGGTAAATAAAGCATTTTACTTTTACGGTctctaaaaattcaaaaattaggAGAACTAGtctaaaaatcattattaattattaaataaataattaagcgcgttattattaatttataggttaaaatactctgttggtcctcgtttttgtattaaaatctcaatttggtcctcatatttttattagtctcaattagatcCACATTTTGGTAAATCAATaacaattaggtcattttcgtTAGTATGGAGCTACCACCGTCAAgtaggtgtcacgtgtcagcacctcgtttttttgaattttttgaatttttaaatttttttttttaaaaaataatttttttaaaaaaattttatttttttaaaaaaaatatttatgccacatgtcacgtctataatgtgccacgtgtcaatctaatatggtgacacatgtcaaattattatatgaatatcaatttggtcctcatttgttaatttgatttgatttcagtcccaaatatttttaaaaaatttcaatttcatgtgctccaaattttatttttatatagatgTTATGATGATACctttattacaagtgatatttctattacatattttaaacaatattaaatttattttaatttatattttacattaaactttatttaaattttattttaaaattataaatatatagttttataaatttatattcgaagtatttgtataacattaaaTATCAACAATTTTTTAGAGTTGGctcaaaaataacaattttataaattcaaatgtaaaattttaaaacaattttataacaaattaaaataaatatatttaaaattttaatattaaataaatttaatattattaaatatttaataataatatcaattttaataaaaataatcataacattatataaaaagtaaattttggtttaaattaGGAGtgcatgaaattgaaaatttttcaaaacattttggGATTAAAATCATATCGAATTTACAAATATGGAGACCAAATTaatattcatacaataatttgacacgtgtcaccatattagattgacacgtggcacactacagacatgacacgtgacataaatattttttacaaaaaaagattaaaagaaatatttctttttgaaaaaaaatattcaaaaaatttaaaaaaaacgaggagctgacacgtggcacctacttaacggtgttagttctaTACTAACGGAAATGACCTAATTATTACTGATTTGCACAAAtgtggacctaattgagactaataaaaatatgaggaccaaattaagatttttgtacaaaaacgaggaccaacggagtattttaacctaatttataCATAGTTTACCACATTAGTAAAAAACTAGTATTTGATAGGCTATATGGTTATacaaaaattgttgatgaaaattgataagcgatatttttaaaattaaaggaaaatatatggtaatcattaatttttaattatcatatttctTTAAGAATCACCATTGCATATGATAATACTAGAAGAAATAATGATCACTATTTTATCTTTCAACTATACAGAAACATCATTGTAAAACAATTTTACTATTGTTCTCCTCTCCACGTTTTCCTTCTTGTATTGCATTGTTCCGCCATCATCAAGTTATCTCCACCATTTTAGATTGTGCTGTTGTTCcctattttttctgttttattggatcataataaacaaatactatttttttgtttcacCACTATTCAatattgatgaattttatagAAAGATTGTTGGAAGTCTTACATCGATTAGAGATTAGGCcgattcataatatataagtgaggtgcaaacctcaccttccAAGGCGGTTTTttgaggttgagttagacttaaaattcacttctaatatggtatcagagtcaaaCAGAGAGATATAATATTCGACgagttttttgaaaaaaaaaaggataattgGATACATATAACATTGATGAAAcataaattcaaccaaaatgTTACGATAATAAATTAGgggtattttttaatataatactcaacttttttttttattttacgaaacttagactcacatatttaaaaataaaagtaacaaaaaataaaatattaatatttggaAATGAATCAAGTAGAAAcattaaatatgaatatttattaaatattaagtaGGTGTAGAAAGATTGAAATATGTGgatatgtttcttttatttacatCATTGTCACTAAATCCTTCATTTCATTCTTATCTTCCTCCATATAGATTTTACATTTACTTTCTATtgctttgttaatttttaaagtttaatttatgtTGTGTCTTGatattatgtttgtttaatttctaaatatatttagattggattagaaatatttgtatttattagtttttttaatgtattagtATTGGGTAAAAATATGTTACACCTATataaattatgtcattttttatttgaaacttcatattttaaatattatgttaccaaaattttgaaatatttatctAAGTCTAAAATTGTAAAACTCGAATTTTATGTAAATTCAAAAGAATTTCAGAATATCGTAAATTAGTaagagtttattttatattaaaaattatattaagccCAATGATCAGTTAAAACAATTTCTTTAGTTAAATCTCATATATGTAGTACAATCACACGAAggaattattaaatataaattataaatttatatttaaaatgaataatttaaatgatgatattcatttttttgtgatattttagaattttttttaaaaaaaatcttttatgaaaacattattcACAGCCAAAGACACATGAAGTTATCGTTGGATGAGAatgatgttttatatttatttttgttaaacagaaaataaaaactttataatttatttcagaaacaaaacacacaatctTTTATAATAGTTGGagatatttaatttgaaaattaaattcatttttctaaacctaaaaataaacttttcttttatGAGAATGAAATGGTCCAAATTTGTCTCTATTATTCATTTGTGGACATGCCTAACTTCAACTCTAAAGAATGCAAACAatataaatcttaaaatattcTAGTGcataaactatttaaaaaataaataaataaacaaagaaagtgAAGATTTTTAAATCCAAGGTCAAGCATACCAACacatttataaatgtttacACTTAAGTTAGCAATCAATAATAAAAGACGACTAATGCTTCAATTAAGAATGACGCATTAAATTGGGTTTTCTTAGTTAGGTGCTAATTTTCAACGTTTGACATTTGCCCAAATAATCAAGTCcacacatttatatattatatatgtaggTCTAcgtttctcaaaaaaaaaaaaactaaaaactttattttattttatttttaaccaaaatcaAATTACTTTTTAGCGcacttgaaaaaataaatagtgtgTATACATTGAGTTAAAAAATGCTTTTTGGAAAATGTTCTTCATTGTAAAACACTTAAAATCCATTtgttaaataagaataaatttaaactaaatttataaatactCCCTAAACTATATTAGCTAGTAGAAAAGCTAAATTTGGTCTCTCATATTAGAATAAAAGGATTTTGCTATAAGAGCCACAAAAATTAATTGTACCCTCCCTTTTGGGTAAAGTAAATATACTTGGAAAATGTTCATTTCACATCACAATATctttggaagaagaagaaaagttaataatatgtaattaatGAGACTATGAGTCAGAGCAAAAGAGGAAGAAAACAGTCAAAAGGAGAAGTTAGGagtgttttataaaaatatcttagaaaAACAACACATTTAACTTATTCTAATATGTTCAAAACGGTAGTGTTTTagttatttactattttttaatattattatactttatcGGAAAAATCAAAagggagaaaaaaattatgcaattatGATAAGAAGACTTctcatcaataaaattttaaaagaagatCAATAGAAAGTAAGGATAAAAATATTGGAAATGATTTAATAATTTAGAGATAAAAGAaagattaaaatactttttttgtcccaattttcgtcaagttttgtcaaatcaatcataattttgtccttgtgctcaaataggtccaaattttcatcaattttgttcaatttgatcctttttaCTAACACTGTTTAAATTATTGTCAATTATTGTCGATAATGAACAATGATTGTCATGTtacttcatgattttttttgtttttttttaatgttcacATATCAACCCAACagcgtgtcaaagtcaatgttttatattcaatttactccctgtatttgttattttatttttgttcaatttactcccaatttgtttaaaattgaccaattttgttcctttcaaaattgagaccaaatttaatttttatataagttataattatgtgaattttaatatatttaataaacatatttaataaaaaatgtaaattttaatataaaaattaaatttggtctcgatttggagagggacaaaattgattcatgataacaaaaatttgaactaaattgaacaaaaataatgaatataggtaccaaattgaatataaaaattgacTCTAACATATGACACAATGCTaggttgacatgtggacatttaaaaattttaaaaaaaaattaaaaatcacgaagtgactcGTGGCAGTTACGGTttatggtcgttaatgatttaaatggtgttagcaaaaaaggaccaaattaaacaaaattaacgaaaattgggaccgatttgagaaaaaaataaaattaggattgatttgacaaaatttgataaaaattaagacaaaaaggtattttaacctaaaagaaaatagtttatcGTATAATAGACGCTTTTCATATAATGGTGATAAATAGAagtattttctcatattttcctATACTAAATATGctttctatatataaaaattatttttatccaaaaaatcaaattgaccaaaattaataagaattaaGATCTAATTGAACACTcaaattaaataagaataagattaaataagtacaaaaaaaaaataaacactaaGAATATTTAAGTCTAAAGTTTATTTTCACACCTCTCTCTTCATATTGTAAATTGGTTGTTTGGATAACAAAAAAgtctttcattttcatttatatgtttACAACATATGACACTACTATCATTTGGAATGTCAATCTACATAAGGTAATGGTTATGTCAATaactaaaattgaatttattatcTGACAACAATTATGAAAGAAGCTTTAGAATTAAGGGTTATAGTTGAAGAATTGAAAGTGTAAAACCCAAGTTATCacaatcttttatattaataacaatgtcatatagtaaaaaaatcaagtttactatgaaagaatcaagaacattaatattaaattacaattaattttttataagagaCGAAAATACTCATAAATTTATCCCGATAATGAAAATTTCAACAAATCGTATTTTCTTTAGtatgattataaaaattctACCCAACAACAACTTCTTTTACTGATTGAATTTAGTTTATTAGATTGGTGCTTAATTCACGTAGTGACATTTGTTGGTAGTTTCACTTCAAATATTTGTTCCTAAATCAATACGAAGATTTATAAAGTTTGCcgtagtaaataaatttatcaaaggtTGTCTAGTTTCCACTTAGTGAATAATTTGGTGCacacttatttttcttttgtcataatcatttttcattttacatttttttttctttagaggAATggatgtaagacccacttttcgTGCTGCCCTTTTTCTTAAGGCTGCCCCTAACCATTGGGCCTTAGGGCTGGCCCAGAGGGGGGGGGACAGACCTAAATCTGCCACAAACCCTAATCGTTGTGCTCATTTGCGTAAAACAGATTTCAGCATTCCTTGAGCTGCTGCTGTCGTCTGCTAGGGTTTGCTCCTCCGTCCCGTTTGAGTTAGTTCAACCCTGTTACTCCTGCACGTAAGTTTGTTCTATAACCTTAAGCCTTTTCTAAGTTATTTTTCGTGTCCTATGTTGGGGTTCACCGTAGTAAACCCAATCTTCCTTTTGTGCCACTATCTCCAGCTCTTCAATCTGCTCGTGGAGCTGCTACAGTGGTGGGCTTAGGTGTCAAAGTAAATTGCTAGctcattccaggtaagggaagctagacttCATACTTTTGATTCACTGTTTGGTGTGCTTTGGTCCTATTTCGTGTTTTGGTGATCGTATGTTGTTTCTAATGGTACGGAAATGCTTTGGGTGTTGTTGTGAGTGAGTCCTTGTTTGTATACGCGTGGTTCAGTGGTGAGTACTGATatactcgcccaggcgagaataaCAGGAACTCGCCTAGTTTTTCTGCTCGAgcgctcgcccaggcgaggggctGTGTTTTGAGCGACGAActgtctcactcaggcgagacagcctcgcctaagcgagagctcgcgAAGTTCTCCAGGAGCCACTGTTGCAGTCTCtcctaagcgagagtctgcgGCTTGAGCGAGAGTgctcttctcgcctgagcgaggacttcagcttgagcgagaccgcTTCAGGGTTTTGCTATGCCTTGTTTCATGAATGTTGATGGTTGTTTGATTGGCTGGTTCAGTGACTTATTTTGTATAAAAGGGGGGGTGGATTTGAATGTACTATGTATGTATGGGTGAGAATAAATGAATTGGAAATGAGCTCGGCATGAGATATATTTGATGGTTGATCACTCATACTAAATGACATGTTAATGGTATGCATAGGAACCTCATGATTGATTGATAATGAATGAGTAAGGTTCGTGTAGGATATAATTCCATAACCCTTGTAGTGGGgcttgtggtggtgcctcacctTATGGACGTAATTCTGTGGGCCCTTCTAGGGGGAGTCCTCGGTGGTGCCTCAGCGATAGGacctaattccatgaacctcgaggGGAGGGTTCACGGTGGTGCCTCGAgactaggacgtaattccacgagg encodes the following:
- the LOC114170678 gene encoding probable protein phosphatase 2C 58, with product MTGRDILNMMKVKAGFGTSTPETGKGKGKISKHITHGFHLMKGKSGHPMEDYLVSEFKQEKDRELGLFAIFDGHLGHDVASYLQNHLFHNILKQHDFWTETENAVKRAYIETDEKILEQALELGRGGSTAVTAILIDGQKLVVGNVGDSRAVICEHGKARQLSVDHEPSKEKKSIERRGGFVSNIPGDVPRVDGQLAVARAFGDRSLKMHLSSEPDVFVEEVLHHTEFLILASDGIWKVMSNQEAVDSIRQIKDAQAAAKHLIEEAVSKKSKDDISCIVVRFQ